Genomic segment of Paenibacillus sp. FSL R5-0912:
CTTTGCAATTCATTTTTCTCCTGGATGATTATTCTTCTGTCCGATTTTGTTCGTTCAAGCCTGTTACTTATCTGAAATAGCTGGTTTATTTTAGATGTTAATTCAAATTCATTTGATTTTAATTGAGCAAGGTCCACACCTGACAAAGTATCTATGAGTGTTGAAAGTGAACTCTGTTGTTGAGCTATATTTGATAGTTCTCTTTGACTATAAATTTTCACATTCATGTTCTTTAATACTGCCGTGGGCTCTTCCACATCTCTACTTATAATCCTTGGTAAAGTTCCACCATCTATTTTAAATTCTATTTTATCGATCAGCCCGTTCTTGTCTTCCCAAACTAATTGAAGTAAAGAGTTTCCTGTTAAAGTCTTCCGAACTCTGTTTAATTGCTCATTAGTCTCATCATTAACGTGACTTGTGCACAATCTTATGTACTCAAGAATTGAAGATTTACCTGATCCACGCCCACCAATTATACAATTGAGATTAGGTGAAAAATTTATTTCTTGATCATCAAGAAATTCAGTATTAGATAATTTAATCGAAACTATTTTATCATGACGCACATCATTTTGAGGAGACTCTGACTGCAAACTAATTCGATCTGTATCTAAAAAGGATTGTTTAAGTGACTCTATACATGGGTGTGACATCTTAATCCAAGTTGCTCTTTTCCCTATGAATCCTTTTTCTCCTTCATTAAGACGGTAAGCATCTGAAGACATAACTGCAGCAATTCTTCTTTCTCTTCTCCACTCCCTATGACAGTTAGAATCCGCTGATATCATCCGTTGCCAATTTCTCGATAATTTCCCAAGCGGTTTTGGCACTTCCATTGCTAGCAGTTCTGAATTAAGGAACATCTCCCTTTGGAAATATTCCGAAATGAAGCTATCATTTAATAAACCACTCTCTGCCAGTGGGTGTGCCGCAATTATTAGTCCATCATTATCGTTTTGTACTTTTCTAACAAGTTCCTTAAAAATAATATCCACAGGAACAATGTTACCGTCTATAACACGCCTATTTCTAATTAAACCTATGTTTGACACTAAATCATCAATGTCTTGGAGAGATTTATCATAATTAAAGATACACAGAAGATGTACTCCCAGGCCCTGTGATATTTCTATCTCAAACCCAGGAAATATCACTATTTCTTCTTTTTCGACTTGTCTTGCTATTACTCGGTTTCTTTCTTGCATCATTTCCAAATATGCCCGTCCAATAAAATTATGATCTGTGACACAAATAATATTTAAATCAATCTCATAACAACGCTTTAAATATAGATCTACTGAATTAATGAGTTGTTCTTGTGTATGCTCTGCGGGTAGATAGGCTGGGTCATCGTGACACCAATTATGACAATCTCCTGGTGTTTGCATTTGAAAGTCGCATTTAAGCCAATTCATTCCTTTGTATGACATTTTCACCCTCCTTTTGTAGATTCAATTATAATTGAAAAACATAGTTCGAGCGATAAATTATATACATGTTTCTTGCTTTTTTATTTTTTTGTCAATCGACTCACTGACTCTGCAATTAAATCCAAAACAATGTAGAATCTCTAAGTCAAAAGTAAAATTTTTACATGCCCCGTGAAAATAAAATAATGTATTTGTTTCTCTATCTCACGGAATGGTTAGAATCCCCATGGTATAATTGCATCAAAACCTTCGTTAAGGAGAGTGTGTTAGTATGTCTTGGGCAATACCAAATCATAAAAAAAGCTACACAGAAGCAGAAATTAAAATGTTAGACTGGATTACCACTAAAATTGCTACTTCTGAAGAAATGACAGCAATCGCCCCAACTATAGCAGAAGCAATGGGAC
This window contains:
- a CDS encoding TrlF family AAA-like ATPase; the encoded protein is MSYKGMNWLKCDFQMQTPGDCHNWCHDDPAYLPAEHTQEQLINSVDLYLKRCYEIDLNIICVTDHNFIGRAYLEMMQERNRVIARQVEKEEIVIFPGFEIEISQGLGVHLLCIFNYDKSLQDIDDLVSNIGLIRNRRVIDGNIVPVDIIFKELVRKVQNDNDGLIIAAHPLAESGLLNDSFISEYFQREMFLNSELLAMEVPKPLGKLSRNWQRMISADSNCHREWRRERRIAAVMSSDAYRLNEGEKGFIGKRATWIKMSHPCIESLKQSFLDTDRISLQSESPQNDVRHDKIVSIKLSNTEFLDDQEINFSPNLNCIIGGRGSGKSSILEYIRLCTSHVNDETNEQLNRVRKTLTGNSLLQLVWEDKNGLIDKIEFKIDGGTLPRIISRDVEEPTAVLKNMNVKIYSQRELSNIAQQQSSLSTLIDTLSGVDLAQLKSNEFELTSKINQLFQISNRLERTKSDRRIIIQEKNELQRQWDSFVAVNTENERKKQANQANAYIAEILSETQCLLENWTNTTKEFKDSHSELLEQKWIESSYFSDLNKGLIDAKFKLSSEIESALLSYSNKIDELTIKHDEWELVQRAFQQTEMDFLSACVQQGLKPEELELLRGLEANLSEKNTQLDEKEALLETLSQSIEDLYISLDNLHLNWKAQTELKRSKLDGILSSGSIPTVASGQAFITVDIYYCQDKNHFCEIWDSPPQLRGNTRLGRHWEDIGLSIFNCFIQSDKSSPWEVLNKWLIDPTIASDEVKTLHVELKKYLEEDQIEYWQSLQRTRVNDKVNITLFRSDNTRAGSWEDNGLSDGQKNTALLALLFAHGNNPIIIDQPEDELDSDFIYNELVPLLRNVKLKRQIIVSTHNANIPVNGDSELVYSLYANMGKGKVRAEGGLETPLVRDTVLHIMEGSEEAFKRRREKYSF